The segment atgtatgtatgtatgtatatgtgtgtgtatgtacgtatgtatatatgcagtatatatagTCCTATCATTTTCCTGTAGGACCTCCTGGCAACTCTCCAACTAAGGCTCTTCCGACTGTTACCCCTCGCCGTCCCAATCAACCTAAGAACCCACCAGGAGCCCCACCACGACGTCCAGACCGACCACGAACCACTGACCGCCCAGATCAGTATGGCCCCAACATCTGTGAGGGCAACTTTGATACAGTCACTGTGCTCCGTGGAGAGATGTTTGTTTTCAAAGTAAGTTGGAGTGACCAAAATATGTAACACAAATCTTATGAGTATGATTATTGCGAGTgtgcctgagtgtgtgtgtgcatataaaaAAGTCTGATGATGTAATCTAGTGTGTAATGGGCTCTGACAAGCATACAGTATGTTGTTAGCTAGTTAAACAGGTAGGTAAACGGATGAAAAATAAGACCCTGTGCTCCCAGTGGAACCTTGCTAGTTCTGTTGCACTCCAAGTTCTTTGCTAAGTTCCATCTCTTTCACCTGCACATGAGGCACAGGCTTCAGGCCTGATCTCAATAAGCCTCCAGAGGGCTTGTAACCTATAAAACCCCAGTCCTGGGCTCAGTTATGGGCCATAAAATCATCTATATCATTGGGCTCTGGAGTTCATCAGGAGATCCACATGGTACTGGGGCAAGTTGTGGCCTTGTTCTAAATGGCTTAGCTCAGAGAAGATAAGCTGTTCTAGAGCTATAGCTGAGCGTTTATCTGCAGTTTTAGATGTTTTTGGGCCAAATCATTCCAACATGTGACTTTCCCCTTTATGACAGAAGCTGCTTTCTTGTTTTGTCAGGGTTTTCTCCCTCATACAATTTctttataatttaaatgaaGCATTAAAACATATGATCTTCACTTGTTCTTTATttagttatatatattatttagttCCTTTTTGCATTTTCCTGCACTATGAGATCATGCCTTCTTCAGTCAAAGATTAAGTAATGCTACAATTCTGAAGTAATTCttacacaaatacactcttACACTAAACTCAATATAATTCTCCAGttctaaaattaaatataaattttggtCAGTTCGGTAATCATGGTGTTTGCTCTTCACAGTAGTGTGATGTATAAGTTTCAGTCATAGTACGCCACCATCTCTTCCCAGTTttgctttgtgtaaagaaatGCGAGGAAAATCCTCCTAGAAAGATTTGGATGATTTCCTGTGACCTAAGCGgctaacaattttttttttctgatacaagaatatttttcattttataatgccAATAACTCAAATAAAAGCTGTTATCCAGCATGTGGCAAGCCAAACCCAAAACTAACATAATACACAATATCCcagctgatttttattttgtctcatTTTTTTCAGTTGGCTATGacttttattactttgttataaattatagttatttatttagatgACTTTGGTCAGCTGAGTTACTTTTGAAAAGCACAGTATGAACAAgtaagatatacagtatgtagtgCAAGAAGGATAGGTTGTTTAATGTTATACTTCATAAAACAATGATCTTTACTTTCTGCAAGATTTAGAAAGGAGTTATGAGTCCTGATTTCATGGGTGAAATGTGATTTAGCTGTTTGTGTCCAAGAAAAGATGTGTTAGTCTGGGCTTGTGAAAGGACTGTGCTGGAGTGGATGGGTTAAATTTAGAGCCTGTTATCAGAAAGCTTGGACCAAACTTTCATATGTGGCATGTGTGGCATGATCCAAGGTCTGGGTTAGGAACTCAAGAAGAAGAAGCTTGCTTGTTGCTGTGGCTCataagtgtgtagtgtgttatcTTTAGATTGTTGTGTTGAAACCTTGAGCTGCTGTTTTTCCAGATTTTCTTGTTCAgaccaaatgtttgtttttttgcaaggaAATTCCAGGTGGTATTCATTTGGGATACACAGTTTGCAAACTGACCATGTATTAGCTTTGGAAATGCAGCAATGTTTTTATCAGTAGCAACTTGTCTATAGGAGTGCCAGCAAAAATCAGCTGCTCaacaaatgttaatttttattatgtccttGTTCACAACTCAACTAAATTGACAATTCTGTTAGGTTTTTTATGACCTCCTTTGAATTAGTCACCTTGTCTAATAGAAGCCCACTAGGGCAGGAATCACACTGCCCCATGGTTGCtctataaacattttcatttaaggCATAGTAGGGCACAGGAAAGGTTATGACAAAGTTGCCAAGGCTGTGGTCAATTATACTATTCAAAGGGCTTAGCAAAAGAAGTAACCATGTTTATAGATTATGGTGGGgtttatatatgaatatttattggACGGACATCTGCTAGAGATGTGTAAACTCCAAGGAACCCTGAAAATATTCTTTGTCTAAAAGTATACTGCTCTGCTCCTCAAGGGTCGGTGGTTCTGGAGGGTCCGAAGAAACCGAGTACTGGATAACTACCCAATGCCTATTGGCCACTTCTGGAGGGGCCTTCCAGGAGACATTGATGCAGCATATGAAAGACATGATGGcagatttgtcttttttaaaggtACTTATCTTGCTGATCTATGTTTACTCTATGAGATGCCAGTGTTGgatgtataatgtatttaatacaagTTATAAAAAGCTAGAAAATTTGAACGGGTAAACGGTACTTTCCCAAACTTTATGAAGGACTATTTACTGACAACTCTGATGCATTTTGTCATTTAACAGGAAGCAGCAAATGTGTGATTTCCTTTTGTAactgttcattttaatttgatgaATTTTACAGGCATGGTTAGGAAAAGACATGagttatttataaaagaaaaaaatccctaGCCAGGACACAGGCAGAATAATTATTGCCGAGTCAGAGTAACTTATAGACTGGTACTAAAAATCCTTATGAGTTGGTTATTAGTTATTACTTTTTACTGTTCAGTGCCCTTAACAGTTGCCTGGGCAGCAAAGCACTGGTACAAACAGTGAAAACTTACATTTCCATTGTGctcttatattattatttcattaagtTCAAATTGAAAAATGTCTTAGGCAGGAGCGAGCTTTTCCTTAACCCTTTTTCCTGCAGTTTTCCACTCGTACACAAGAAACCGTGTTAGCAAATTCctgtattgtaatatttatgcCCCTTTTTAAAATTATCTCTGCTTGTCTCATCCATCGCTGTGGTTGGGATATAGTTCTAATCAAATCCGGTGATTAACTAAGAAGGGAAAAGAAATGTTGGATAGAGAGAGGAACTTGAGCGagtgtgaattttttttctgaagcgAAATTTGGAAAACATCTGTAGACCAAGTGATGTCATTGGCAAGGTCTTCTTAAGGTTGGATACATGCCATCGGAAAAGTAACCAGGGGACCCAAAAACTTGGACGGCGAGAACTTGTTATATTTGAGGTGCGGCTGTTGCATCAGCCAGTGGTTCCTCCAGATGCTGACTGCAGAgtttgcagtttttttaaatgagaaagTGGAATCAAAGTGTGACCATGTGGATGGTGCCACCATGTCTGCcatactgtaaaataataataaacactacagcTTGATTATAGTATCAACTCTGATCAGGAATTCCAAATTTAAACCAACTTTCCCTGTGTTGTCAGgactgtggattttttttctgtctaagGTTGAACAGCAAAACCAATATGGTAATGCAAAAGGAAATTTCTTCAAGTTAATGGGAATGATTCAGTTAGGCAGAGGAAAATTCTGTCCTTATTTATGTATTTCCATCCTCACCAcatcttcttgttcttcttttgtACAGGGGATCGGTTCTGGATTTTCCGGGAGGCCATCCTGGAACCAGGCTACCCTCAGGAGCTAGTCGATTATGGCCGGGATATTCCTTATGACAAGATCGAGACGGCCATCTGGTGGGAACCATCAGGTTACACCTACTTCTTTAAGGAAGACAGGTAAGCAGAAGGTCATGTATGCTGTTAACTTTCAAAGACTAATACCAATACATTTTTGGATATTTGCTGTATGCACCCAGTAAGTAGTTGGTGTATTTTCTTCCCTGTAGATACTGGCGGTTTAATGAGCAATCACGTGCAGTGGACCGAGACTACCCTaaaccaatcagtgtttgggatACGTCAGTACCCACATCTCCCAAGGGAGCTTTCCTCAGCGATGATGGAGGTGAGTGGGGTGAGAGGGGGAATTGTGTCAGAAACCTCAAAAGGGAAAGAGGTGGGGAAGAAATGGCATCAGGAAATTTAGTTGAGAGTGAGGGGGAAAGAATGAGATCACTTTAAGAAAGATTCTCTGCCGTTGTCCCATGTGGTCCCTCCACCATTATAAAAATTGAGAGGAAGTCTTAGATGTGTACAATCAATTAAGTGAAAACAGTTATCACCAATTATTCCCCTCCATTTTTGGCGAATTATATAATAACGTTTTTGATGTGATGAGCTGCCATTTCCTTTCTTTATGCCTTTGTTTAACATCCTGTTTTCCCTTACAGCTTACACATACTTTTACAAAGGCAGCAAGTACTGGAAATTCGATAACCACCGGATGAAGAGTGAGCCTGGATACCCCAAATCCATTTTGAGAGACTTCATGGGCTGCAGCGTGGACCTGGATCCTGACAGAGACACAGACGTGGACCCGGGACGCAAGTGGCCTGACAGACCGCCCTTCAACCCCGACGTAGGCGGAGacaaggaaaaagagaaaggaaaagacaaGGAGCAAGATCACACCAATGACGTTGACACAAAGGAGACAAAGGAAGAGGAAACGAATGACGTGGATGTGGTGCTGAAGATAGATGAAACGCAGCGCACTATGAACATCATCATGGTGACTGCGCCACTGATCCTGGTGCTGTGCATCCTGGCACTGATCTATGCCATCATCAACACATTGCAGAGGAAAGGGGCTCCCAAGTACTTTCTGCACTGCAAGCGATCCCTGCAGGACTGGGTTTAACTTGGACTCTTTAGTTTCAACTCTGACCTCTGAACCCTTGACCTCGCTTCCCTTTCATCcatgtaaaaattttttttatcttgataagatatttacattacacacacacacacacacacacacacacacacacacacacacacacacacacacacacacacacagcttataTTCTGTTATCCCATGGTGCTGTTCTAATGCATTGACTGTAGTCTATTTATATGAGAGTTTGCACATTTGTTGTTATTGTGTTCCTTCCTTTCATCATGTTTTCCCCTTTGTCTTTTCATTCACttgtgcacatttctttttatctctctaTTAGGTAATATTTCATTGTGCTATGAGAACCTGCCATATGGCTTTGGATGAGAAAAATACGAAGCATTCGCAGTacaaaaaaagggaagaaatgGAGTCAAACTCTGCAGATCTTAATAATTACTTCCTTCACTCAGGATTCACCTGTTGTCTATTCACTGACTGGAAAAGCCAAACGGGAAAGACCTGTTGTAGAAAACAATCTGTTTTCAACACAACTAGCCCTTAAGAGCTCTACTTGAGGCATGCCTGCCAACGATGAAGAAAATCCCATGCGTTTTTTTGCCTTAGTCGACGCACTCACACTATTGTTTTAACAACGGTGCCTTGGTTTTGCCAGCCAAAAGCCTTCCTGTAGTTTTACCCCTATAGGAGGAGCCTCTTGATCTCCCTCAACATGTTGCTTTCTCTCTATGATCCTATGATACTGTTTGGCCATAATCTTTTATTGTCAGAGGAGTGGTGCTTTTCCTTTAGCGTACTGTGAAACCA is part of the Silurus meridionalis isolate SWU-2019-XX chromosome 9, ASM1480568v1, whole genome shotgun sequence genome and harbors:
- the mmp15b gene encoding matrix metalloproteinase-15; this translates as MASSWHGMLWRWTLVPSFLVLCLSGTHTYGDDFNSESWLRMYGYLPQASRQMSTMRSAQILSNAIGDMQRFYGLEVTGKMDKETEQAMKRPRCGVPDKFGGQIKTNVRRKRYALTGHKWDKTHLTFSIQNYTPKIGEYNSYEAIRMAFKVWEKVTPLTFEEIPYLEVKYGRRKEPDIMIFFASGFHGDSSPFDGVGGFLAHAYFPGPGMGGDTHFDSDEPWTIGNENLQGNDLFLVAVHELGHALGLEHSNNPLAIMAPFYQWMDTENFQLPDDDLRGIQQIYGPPGNSPTKALPTVTPRRPNQPKNPPGAPPRRPDRPRTTDRPDQYGPNICEGNFDTVTVLRGEMFVFKGRWFWRVRRNRVLDNYPMPIGHFWRGLPGDIDAAYERHDGRFVFFKGDRFWIFREAILEPGYPQELVDYGRDIPYDKIETAIWWEPSGYTYFFKEDRYWRFNEQSRAVDRDYPKPISVWDTSVPTSPKGAFLSDDGAYTYFYKGSKYWKFDNHRMKSEPGYPKSILRDFMGCSVDLDPDRDTDVDPGRKWPDRPPFNPDVGGDKEKEKGKDKEQDHTNDVDTKETKEEETNDVDVVLKIDETQRTMNIIMVTAPLILVLCILALIYAIINTLQRKGAPKYFLHCKRSLQDWV